The segment TTTCTGGCGTTTCCCCTGTTTTCCGAAAACCTGCCGGCATGGGGAAACGGAGTGATTGTCACCGAGCCCGAAGGATCTGCTCCGAAACCCAAGCCTAAACCGGCAAAAAAATCACCGCCCCCCAAAATCACCGCTCCCGCACCGAAAAAGGACGTGCAGAAAGAACCTGAACCGCTCCTGAGGGTGAATCTTTCCCTCCAGCAGGGGCTTATTCTTCTTGAACAGCGCTATTTCACCAGGGCAACCCCCCTTCTTGAGCGGGCAGTTCTCGAAGAACCCGCCAATCCCCGGGCATGGCATGCTCTCGGAAGGGCATACCATGAGAGAGGATTGTTTTCCAGAGCACAGGAAGCGTACAAAAAGGCCCTTGCAGCGGAACCGGGATATCCTCCCCTGTCCAGGATTTTCGCCTATCCTTCGGGGGACGGACGAAAACCTCTCTGGGATCCCAAAAGACCGGCGAGGATTGAAGCCCTGCCGGCAGCGTCAGGGGGATTTGCAATCCTGCAGCCGGAAGAAGCCCCGTCACCGCAGCCCGAAGCTCCGATATACACTCC is part of the Aminivibrio pyruvatiphilus genome and harbors:
- a CDS encoding tetratricopeptide repeat protein, with the translated sequence MKKTVCIVTWLLLFFLAFPLFSENLPAWGNGVIVTEPEGSAPKPKPKPAKKSPPPKITAPAPKKDVQKEPEPLLRVNLSLQQGLILLEQRYFTRATPLLERAVLEEPANPRAWHALGRAYHERGLFSRAQEAYKKALAAEPGYPPLSRIFAYPSGDGRKPLWDPKRPARIEALPAASGGFAILQPEEAPSPQPEAPIYTPPLPHETAQKEIQAPLTPEASPVPRQVPSGRGNGKLRPFVPVRIVIAPRTEEKPGQAQAEGTPPALPGQDVQTPVYIPPSPPEGNPD